Proteins from one Phocoena phocoena chromosome 7, mPhoPho1.1, whole genome shotgun sequence genomic window:
- the INHBB gene encoding inhibin beta B chain yields the protein MDGLPGRALGAACLLLLAAGWLGPEAWGSPTPPPSPAAPPPPLPPGAPGGSQDTCTSCGGFRRPEELGRVDGDFLEAVKRHILNRLQMRGRPNITHTVPKAAMVTALRKLHAGKVREDGRVEIPHLDGHASPGADGQERVSEIISFAETDGLASSRVRLYFFISNEGNQNLFVVQASLWLYLKLLPYVLEKGGRRKVRVKVYFREQGPGERWAAVEKRVDLKRSGWHTFPLTEPIQALFARGERRLSLDVQCDGCRELAVAPVFVHPGEEAHRPFVVVQARLGDSRHRIRKRGLECDGRTNLCCRQQFFIDFRLIGWNDWIIAPTGYYGNYCEGSCPAYLAGVPGSASSFHTAVVNQYRMRGLNPGTVNSCCIPTKLSTMSMLYFDDEYNIVKRDVPNMIVEECGCA from the exons ATGGACGGGCTGCCCGGTCGGGCGCTGGGGGCTGCCTGCCTTTTGCTGCTGGCGGCCGGCTGGCTGGGGCCCGAGGCCTGGGGCTCGCCCACGCCCCCGCCGTCGcccgccgcgccgccgccgcccctgCCGCCCGGAGCTCCCGGCGGCTCGCAGGACACCTGCACGTCGTGCGGCGGCTTCCGGCGGCCCGAAGAGCTGGGCCGGGTGGACGGCGACTTCCTGGAGGCGGTGAAGCGGCACATCTTGAACCGCCTGCAGATGCGGGGCCGGCCCAACATCACACACACCGTGCCCAAGGCCGCCATGGTCACGGCCCTGCGGAAGCTGCACGCGGGCAAGGTGCGCGAGGACGGCCGGGTGGAGATACCGCACCTCGACGGCCACGCCAGCCCGGGCGCCGACGGCCAGGAGCGCGTCTCCGAGATCATCAGCTTCGCGGAGACAG ATGGCCTGGCCTCCTCCCGGGTCCGCCTGTACTTCTTCATCTCCAACGAGGGCAACCAGAACCTGTTCGTGGTGCAGGCCAGCCTATGGCTCTACCTGAAGCTGCTGCCCTACGTGCTGGAGAAGGGTGGCCGGCGGAAGGTGCGGGTCAAGGTGTACTTCCGGGAGCAGGGCCCCGGCGAGCGCTGGGCCGCGGTGGAGAAGCGCGTGGACCTCAAGCGCAGCGGCTGGCACACCTTCCCGCTCACCGAGCCCATCCAGGCCCTGTTCGCGCGGGGCGAGCGGCGGCTCAGCCTGGACGTGCAGTGCGACGGCTGCCGGGAGCTGGCCGTGGCGCCCGTGTTCGTGCACCCGGGCGAGGAGGCGCACCGGCCCTTCGTGGTGGTGCAGGCGCGGTTGGGCGACAGCCGGCACCGCATCCGCAAGCGGGGCCTGGAGTGCGACGGCCGGACCAACCTGTGCTGCCGGCAGCAGTTCTTCATCGACTTCCGCCTCATCGGCTGGAACGACTGGATCATTGCGCCCACCGGCTACTACGGGAACTACTGCGAGGGCAGCTGCCCGGCCTACCTGGCGGGGGTGCCCGGCTCGGCCTCGTCCTTCCACACGGCCGTGGTGAACCAGTACCGCATGCGGGGGCTGAACCCGGGCACCGTGAACTCCTGCTGCATCCCCACCAAGCTGAGCACCATGTCCATGCTCTACTTCGACGACGAGTACAACATCGTCAAGCGCGACGTGCCGAACATGATCGTGGAGGAGTGCGGCTGCGCCTGA